From a single Anabas testudineus chromosome 5, fAnaTes1.2, whole genome shotgun sequence genomic region:
- the mcrs1 gene encoding microspherule protein 1 gives MQAGDSVVGASMAVAGAQSRSEDEESLGVKDMKRTATQAFGSGVPKRRSSSRSIKRKKFDDELVESSLVKSSSRVKGPPVIEPVRCSGSEPTSSEKKKVAKSGAVLTPPLTMVINPAPITKRVKKSKQPLHITKDLGRWKPTDDLLLINAVLQTTDLTSVHLGVKFSCRFTLREINERWYALLYDPVISKLAWQAMRQLHPEAIAAIQSKALFSQNEEALLAKISSTSQPKLDVFQELLSKHPGVFHPSRTPKSLLVHWQLLKQYYLLDDQSVQPLPKGDQVLNFSDAEQMVDDVKLKESRDEVLEHELMISDRHQKKEIRQLEQELPRWQVLVDSITGMSMPDFDNQTLAALRGRMVRYLMRSREITLGRATKDKQIDVDLSLEGPAWKISRKQGIIKLKNNGDFFIANEGRRPIYIDGRPVLSGNKWKLNNNSVVEIAGLRFVFLINLELISLIKAEAAKMTQQ, from the exons ATGCAAGCAGGTGACTCTGTGGTTGGTGCATCCATGGCGGTAGCTGGTGCTCAGAGTCGGTCAGAGGACGAAGAGTCTCTCGGTGTAAAAGACATGAAAAGGACAGCAACGCAGGCATTTGGAAGTGGTGTTCCCAAACGCAGAAGCTCCTCCAG ATCAATAAAGAGGAAGAAGTTTGATGATGAGCTGGTAGAAAGCAGCCTTGTGAAGTCATCCAGTAGAGTTAAAGGCCCTCCTGTTATAGAGCCTGTCCGCTGTTCAGGAAGTGAACCTACATCTAGTGAGAAAAAGAAG gtagCAAAGTCAGGAGCTGTTCTCACCCCACCTCTCACCATGGTGATAAATCCTGCGCCTATCACCAAAAGAGTGAAGAAAAGCAAGCAGCCTCTACATATAACTAAAGACCTGGGCCGATGGAAACCCACAGATGATCTTCTGCTTATAAATGCAGTTTTGCAG ACAACAGATTTAACATCTGTTCACCTGGGGGTCAAGTTCAGCTGTCGTTTCACTTTGCGGGAAATTAATGAGAGGTGGTACGCTCTGCTTTATGATCCAGTCATCTCAAA GCTGGCATGGCAGGCCATGCGACAGCTTCACCCAGAAGCCATTGCAGCCATCCAAAGCAAAGCTCTCTTCAGTCAGAATGAGGAGGCACTGCTGGCCAAAATCAGTTCA ACCAGTCAGCCAAAACTGGATGTGTTCCAGGAGCTTCTGAGCAAACACCCTGGTGTCTTTCACCCATCTCGCACTCCTAAGAGTCTGCTGGTGCACTGGCAGCTGCTGAAACAGTACTACCTACTGGATGACCAGAGTG TCCAGCCTCTCCCTAAAGGAGACCAGGTCCTCAACTTCTCTGATGCTGAGCAGATGGTTGATGACGTAAAGTTAAA gGAGAGCAGAGATGAGGTTTTGGAGCATG AGCTGATGATTTCTGATCGCCACCAGAAAAAGGAGATCCGGCAGTTGGAGCAGGAGTTGCCTCGTTGGCAGGTCCTTGTGGATAGTATCACAG GGATGAGCATGCCCGACTTTGACAACCAGACACTGGCAGCATTACGAGGACGAATGGTACGCTACCTCATGAGATCACGAGAG ATTACGTTGGGCAGGGCGACCAAGGACAAACAGATAGATGTAGATCTGTCGCTAGAGGGTCCTGCCTGGAAAATATCAAGAAAACAAG GAATtattaaactaaaaaataatGGAGACTTCTTCATTGCCAACGAGGGAAGGCGACCCATCTACATAGATGGCCGACCAGTTCTGTCAGGCAACAAGTGGAAACTCAACAACAACTCAGTGGTGGAG ATTGCAGGTCTTCGCTTTGTGTTTCTCATTAACCTGGAACTCATCTCACTAATAAAAGCTGAAGCAGCCAAGATGACACAGCAGTGA